The DNA segment TGCCCGAGCGCCTCTTGCGCGTGGACTTCAAGGGCCGGCGCGTGGACGAGGTGGCGGAGATTCGCGAGACGACGCGCTACACGATGAAGGTGAGCGCGGCGGACATGGTGCGCGTGCTGGACCGCAAGCTGACGTGGGAGGACTTCCTCTTGTCGTTCCGCCTGCGGCTGAGCCGCTTCCCGGACGTCTACGAGCCCATCCTCCACGGCTTTTTGGGCGTCGAAATCGAGGACATGCGGGCCTTCTGCGAGGGCGTGCGCTCCACCGAGTCCCAGCGCGAGCGCACCGTGGTGACGGTGGGCAACCGGCGCTTCTCCGTGCAGCGCTTCTGCCCGCACCAGGGCGCGGACCTGTCCGAGGGGTGGGTGGAGGAGGGCAGGTACCTGGTCTGCCCGCGACACCGCTGGCAGTTCGACCTGGAGGACGGAGGCCGGTGCGCCATGAACGGCTCCACCCTCTGCGCCGAGTCCGTGTCGGACAAGCCCGTGGCCCCGGTGACGGTGGAGGAGCCGCTCGCGCTCTGAGGTCCGCGTGGGTCGACGTCCTGGCACACCGGGCCATGCGGGAACCCCGTATGTGTTTCGCACCTCCCTGTGACATTCCAGGCTACACGGGTGGGTCGAGAGGCTTTGATTTGTAGCGCGGAGTGTCACACGTGTAGTCGCCGTCGCCTCGGGTCCTTCGTGACGTGTCTGTGTTTGATGGAGATTGGCGCTGGGATTGAAACATCCAGCGCCGCCGTGGCAACGTCAGATGAATCACATACCATGCGGGAAGGTGACGCCCTCGGGGTGTCGCCTTTCTTCAACGGGGAGGTATGTGATGTCTCTGTCAGCAATGGTCAGCAAGCGGTGGATGTGGCTGTGCGGCGCGCTGAGCGGCACGATGCTGCTGGGCGCGGCCTGTGGTGCGCCCGAGGGTGAGGCGGAGGCTCCCGCGACGGTGGAGCACGCGCAGCCGCTGGGGACGTGTACGCCTTCGACCTCCGGCACCACCATCTGTGGCGTGGTCACCAACGCGGCGGGAGTTCCGCTCGCGGGGGCGACGGTGAACGTAGGCCCCGCCTGGGGGGTGTCGGCCGCGGACGGCTCGTTCTCCGTGACGGCATCGGTGCCCATGGGCACGCAGGTGACCATCGATATCCCGGGGTACATGCCGTACGTGGGCGCCGTCACGCGCAACGTGCTCGGGGCTCGCTTCGTGCTTCACTCGCTGCACCGGCAGACGTTCAGCGCGTCGGGCGTCGTCACGGTGACGGACCCGCGCAACGGCGCCTCCATCCAAGTGAACCTGTCCGCGCTGCAAAGCGCCACGGGTGAGCAGGTGCAGGGCCCGTTGACGGTGGGCGTGCGCCACATCGACACCGGCCTGTTGGCGATGCCGGGCACGGACGGCGCCGTCAACCTGGGCGGGCAGCAGGTGTTCCTGGAGTCGCGTGGCGCCATCTACACGGAGGTCCGCGACAGGGGCGGGCAGATCCTCAAGCTGGCCCCGGGCGCCACGGCGCGCGTCTTCATCCCGCTGACGCGCGACCAGCTCAACACCGCCCCGACGAGCATCGCCTTCTGGTCCATGCCCGTGGGCAGCAACCTGTGGCGGCAGCAGCCCTCCAACGGCACGCGCGCCCCCAACCCCGTGCAGTGCAACAACCGCGAGACGGCGAGCTGCAACGCGGATGACTGCGCGCGCATCTCCGGTAGCGGCTTCTCGGCCAACACCAACGAGATCGGCTTCATCAACGCCGACATCGAGAAGACCAACCCCGCCTGTCTGCGCATCGACGTGAACGTGGCCTCGCTGCCTCCGGGCACCACGCTGCCCATCTGCCTGGAGCTGGAGATTCCCCTCCCCACCGGTGGCAGCCAGACGCGCAACATCTGCGTGGGCGGGGGCACGGACGTCCTCTTCAACCTGCCGTCCAACGCCAACATCGTCGTGCGCCAGGCCCAGGGCAACGGCTGCCCGGCGCCTCCTCCGGGTGGCAGCGTGACGGTGAACACCGGCGCCCCCTGGGGCGGCACCGGCGTCCCCGCGAGCCCCGGCCAGTGCAACGGCGTGCTGACCCTGCCGCCGCTGCCGTGAAGGCCGTGACGGCGTGAAGTCAAGGGGCCTCGGCGCGCGTCCCGTGCGCCGGGGCCTTCTTCGTGGGCGCAAGGGCGCCAGCGGCTCCGTCTGGGATGCGACAGCCCCTTTGGACCGACAGGCGATTACGAGCCCTGGCCCGAGCGGCCACCATCGGCCACCCCCATGCGAGTCATTCCCAATGGCTGTCCTCCTGGGATGCCGCAGGCCTCGGGGTCACGTCGCCGTTGGAGGAGTTCCCCATGAGGGATGTCGCGCAGACCCCCACGCTGCACTCGGAGCCCCGCTCCGCCGCCGAGCTCGTCCGCGGCTTCCTGCCCGTCCTGTATGGCTGTGATGCGCACCTGCCGCGGGCCACCGCGTCGAAGTACTATCATCCGGAAGCGACGGTCCAGGACGCGCTCGCCACGGCGGAGGGCGTGGAGGGGGCCCGGCGACTGGTGTATGTCAACCGGGCGCTCCTGGCGGACCGCCACCTCGAGTTCGGTGATGTGGCCGAGACGCGGCGTCCGGACGGCTCCCACGTCGTGCTGGCCGAGGTGATGACCACGCTCGTCTTCAAGCGGTTCATCGCCCTCAAGCCCTGGCAGTCCCTGGTGGGGGACACCTTCACGTACCACGCCGTGCACAAGGTGGTGTTCGACGAGGACCTCAAGGTCACCGAGCACGAGGAGATCTGCAGCGTCCGCTCCGTGCTCGACTCCTCCACCCTGGGGCGCGCGCTGTCGGGCGTGCTGCGGCGGCTGGGGCGCGAGTGCACGTCCGACTTCGGCTACACGCTGAACCAGTACATCGCCGGGGACCGGAGCGTGCGGACCATCTTCTGAAGGCCCCAGGCTCCGCGCGGATGTCAGGGATTGAACGGCGTCCGCGTGCCCGCGATATGGGGTGAGCCCCCTTTCGTTCGGGGGATTCCGGGTCGGCTCTCCTGCTCGCACGTCCATCCCGCTCGCGCCGGCCCCATCCCCGGGGGCTGACATGGTGAAGTGGACGTGCGTCGTCGTCGCGGTGGTGTGGTGGCTGGGCGGCGCGGCCGGGTGCGACAGTCCGGACCGTGACGTCATCGAGGTGCCGGTGGACCTGTCTCCCGGCACCCCGCTGCCGGACCCGGGAGACCTGGGGCCACCGCCGGCCGTGCGTTGCGCGCTCCGCGTCTCCGTCAGCTCGCCGGATGACTGCGGCAAGCTGGAGTCCTACGACCTGACGGGCTGTGACCTGGAGAGCCTGAAGGGGTTGGACACCTCGGGCCCCTTCAACGTGCGCTTCCACGACACCTCGACGGCGCCGACGCGAAGCTTCGACCAGCTGCTGTCCAGGTACTACTTCGTCGACCCGGAGGCGGCCCACCCGATGTTCCTGGTGTCGACCGCCGAGATTCCCGGCCGTCCCTACAGCGTGACGGCGGAGCTGGGGTGCAGGGCCGAGGGGACGGACCGCGTGCTGGGCTGTGACGTCTCGTGCGAGGAGGGGAAGCCGCCCCGGGTGCTCAGCTTCGAGGGCGTCCGGACCCTCCGCCGGCCCGGGGAAGCGGAGTCCTCGGGCGGACTGCGACTCATCGGCGAGGCCGCCACGGGTGCGAACACGGGACTGGCCGTGGATGTCTACGTCACCAAGGGGCACGCCTACGTGGTGAGTATCGACACGTACTTTTCGGGCGAGGGAGGGCTGTTCGTCTTCGACCTCGCGGACCGCACCGCGCCGCGCCTGGTGAACTCCATCACCCACCCCGATGATGCCTATTGGAACGGGGTCTGGGCGAAGGACGACGCGCTCTATGTCGCCAGCGCGGCCCGAGGCGTCCTGGTGTTCGACATCTCCGACCCCGCGTCCCCCCGGCTCATCAAGGACCTGTCGGGCGGCATGCGGCGCAGCACCCATACCCTCTTTGTGAATGGCAATCGGCTGTATGCGATGGACAACGGGGACGTCCTCATCTTCGACGTCACCCAGGCGCGTGAGCCCGTGTTGCTGGGGAGCTACCGGGACGAGAGCTCCCGGATGCCGGGGCGCAACTCCTATCCCCACGACGCCACCTCCTTGAACCACCTGCTCTTCGTCAATCATTGGGGGGCGGGCCTGCTCATCCTCGACGCGCGCGACCCGGCGAACGTGAAGAAGCTGGGCGCGTACGAGTATCCCAACGCGATGAGCCACCACTCGCGCGTGGCGTACTTCCAGAACAACCTCATCGCGTTCGAGGGCGGCGAGGGGTGGGGCGCCCACCTGCGGGTGCTCAACCTGAACGACCCGGCGAAGCCCACCCTCATCGGCGAGTACAAGCTGTCTGACGAAGTCTCCATCCACAACATGGAGCTCGTCGGCAACCGGCTCTATCTGGCGCACTTCCAGCACGGCGTGCGCGTCCTGGATGTCACCGTCCCGAGCCGTCCCCGGGAGATCGCCTATCACCACACCTGGCGGGAGCATGACCCCGTGTTCCTCAACGTCTCCCCCTGGGAGGGCGCCGTCGGCGTCCGCGTCCCGGGGGATGGCTATGTCTACGTCGTCGACTCGCAGCGAGGCCTGCTCGTCTTTCCGGAGCTGTGAGCCCGCCAGGGGCCCGGGTGTCCCCCGCACCGGGCCTCTGGTAGCCTGGATGCCAATGCAGTCCAGGAGGGGGAACTCCAATGAAGGCGCTGATGATTCCGCTCGTGACGTCGTGTGTCGTGGTGGGGGGCTGTCGCGAGAACAAGGTCGAGGGTGACACGCCGGGTCCAGCGGCACCCGAGGTCGAGAAACGACTCGAGGTGCCACCCAACGGCAAGGTCGTGATGCACAAGCTGTTCGACGACAAGTTCATGGAGATGGCGGCGATGCCGCTGCCGGACAACTGGATCGTCAACAACGGCAAGGCGGTCATCAGCGGACCGGGCAACGTGAATGTCTACATGGTGCCCATGAAGACGTTCATGTTCTCGGGCGACCCGATGATGCGGCAGCTGTCGGCGCGCAGCGGCCAGCCGATGCGGCCCTTCGAGTCCATCGAGAAGGTCATCCAGCAGGACCTGGTGCCGATTGCTCGCAAGGAGGGCGCGAAGCTGGTGAAGCAGTACGCCGCGCCGGACATCGCCGCGTCCGACAAGGGCTTCTCGGACCTGCTCTACAAGGTCGCCCCCATGCGCCAGCTCTTCCTGGCGCAGGTGACGGAGTGGACCGACAAGCGCGGTGAGCCGTACATGATGGTCGTCCACCTGAGCGCCACGGACCTGGGCAACATGGTGTCCTGGAACTACTACACACACGCGCTCGACGCGCCCAAGGAGCGCTACGAGGAGAGCAAGAAGGTCGTCCTCCAGGCGCTCGCAGGCACCCGCTACAATCCGCAGTACGTCCAGTCCTACAACCAGGGCGAGATGGCCCGGGAGCGCGCGAGCTGGGCGGCGCACCACCAGCGCATGCAGGCCAACAAGGCCGCCTTCGAGGCGCAGCAGCGCGCCTTCCACGAGAAGAACGACGCCATCAACAAGTCCATCGCGGAGACCTACGCCAGCCGCGACGCCGCGTCGGACCGCATGCACCACCGCTTCGTGAACTACATCAAGGACGAGGAGACGGTGAAGAACACCGCCACCGGCACCCGCCACCAGGTCCAGACGGGCGCCAATCAGTACTGGGTGAACGGCAACGGCCAGTACGTCCCGTCGAACGACCCCAACTACGACCCGAACCGTGACCCCAACCTCAACCACCAGCCGTGGGACGAGGCGGAAGTCGAGGACTGAGCCGCCTCCACCACCGTGCAGCCGGTTGCACAGCTACGCCCGTTCAGCGTGCTGCCCCCTGCACGGTGGTGTCTGTCCTCCCCGCGCGGAGGCCCTGACGCGCTGGTGGGCATTCCAGGTGCATGGCGCTGGGGCTGGCCTTCGAAAGGGGTTGTGATTGACCTTGGAACTGGTGGCGATACTCGTCTGTGCGGTGACGGTCAGCTTCGGCCTGGGCATCGTCTTCGCGTTTCCCAGGACGAACTCTCAGCAGACGCGTCGGCTCGGCGCCGGGCTGCTGATCACGAGCGGGGTGTTGTCGGCTGGAGGGGCGGCGTGGCTCATCTGGAGCGTCGTCGACTTCCTCTCCAACACCAACTTCTCCAAGGGGCGGGTGCTGCGCCTGCGGGGGCGTGCCCGCGTGGCCCGCCGGGCGCTGGGGTCGGGCTGGGCGGATGACGCCGTGCCGGAGGTCTCGGGACTCACGACGTGGCAACGGACGGTGCTCGGGGAGGCGTGGATGACCTCGGCGCGGATGGAGCATGCGTCGGTGCCGGCCTTCGCGAAGCTGTCGCTCCGGCTCTCCGCGATGGGGGCGCCGTCGGCGCTGCTGGAGGACTGCCACCTGGCGGCTCTGGACGAGGTCCGCCATGCGCGCAGGTGCTTCGCGCTCGCCCGGGCCTACTCGGGAGTGGACTGGACGGCGGGGCCCATTCCGGAGCTGGGGCAGGAGGGCGTGAAACCCATGGCGACGGGCTCGGAGGATGCCTGGGCGCGGCTGGCGCGCGGCTCGTTGCTGGACGGGTGCCTCGCGGAGGGCGTGGCCTCCCTGGTGGCCGCGGAGGGGGCGCGGCGTGCCGCGGACCCCGTGGTGCGCGAGACGCTGTCGGTCATCGCCGAGGACGAGGGACGACACGCCGAGCTGGGCTGGGACGTCCTCGACTTCGCGCTGGAGCGGGGCGGTGGCAGCGCGAAGGCGGGTCTGCGGCGCGCCCTGGCGGAGCTGGACGCACGGAGCACGCCTTCGCTCCCTCCCATCCCGGGCGTGGACGAGGACTTCCTGGCGCGGCACGGCCTGCTGTCCCAGGCGGAGCTGGGCCACTGGACCCGCGAGTGCATCCAGCGGACGCGCGCCCGGGCGCTGGCACTGCTCGAGCCGCGCCCCGCTCAAATCGCCTGCCAGGGGATGACGGTCTTCAGGTAGCCCTGACGGTTCGAGCGCAGCCCGGAGCGGTGGTAGTCGGCGACGCCCGCGACGTGGAAGAAGAAGTTCCAGGTGTTCACGGCGGTGCGGATGCCGAAGACCAGGCACATCGTCTCATGGAGCGCGACGTGCGTGCGGCCCTGCCCCTGCTTGTAGTTGCGGTAGGCCAGCGTCACCGGGGATTCGACCTTCGCGCCCGCGATGGGGTCCCAGATCCTGGCCAGGTAGTCGTCCTTGC comes from the Myxococcus fulvus genome and includes:
- a CDS encoding carboxypeptidase-like regulatory domain-containing protein, with protein sequence MSLSAMVSKRWMWLCGALSGTMLLGAACGAPEGEAEAPATVEHAQPLGTCTPSTSGTTICGVVTNAAGVPLAGATVNVGPAWGVSAADGSFSVTASVPMGTQVTIDIPGYMPYVGAVTRNVLGARFVLHSLHRQTFSASGVVTVTDPRNGASIQVNLSALQSATGEQVQGPLTVGVRHIDTGLLAMPGTDGAVNLGGQQVFLESRGAIYTEVRDRGGQILKLAPGATARVFIPLTRDQLNTAPTSIAFWSMPVGSNLWRQQPSNGTRAPNPVQCNNRETASCNADDCARISGSGFSANTNEIGFINADIEKTNPACLRIDVNVASLPPGTTLPICLELEIPLPTGGSQTRNICVGGGTDVLFNLPSNANIVVRQAQGNGCPAPPPGGSVTVNTGAPWGGTGVPASPGQCNGVLTLPPLP
- a CDS encoding LVIVD repeat-containing protein; the encoded protein is MVKWTCVVVAVVWWLGGAAGCDSPDRDVIEVPVDLSPGTPLPDPGDLGPPPAVRCALRVSVSSPDDCGKLESYDLTGCDLESLKGLDTSGPFNVRFHDTSTAPTRSFDQLLSRYYFVDPEAAHPMFLVSTAEIPGRPYSVTAELGCRAEGTDRVLGCDVSCEEGKPPRVLSFEGVRTLRRPGEAESSGGLRLIGEAATGANTGLAVDVYVTKGHAYVVSIDTYFSGEGGLFVFDLADRTAPRLVNSITHPDDAYWNGVWAKDDALYVASAARGVLVFDISDPASPRLIKDLSGGMRRSTHTLFVNGNRLYAMDNGDVLIFDVTQAREPVLLGSYRDESSRMPGRNSYPHDATSLNHLLFVNHWGAGLLILDARDPANVKKLGAYEYPNAMSHHSRVAYFQNNLIAFEGGEGWGAHLRVLNLNDPAKPTLIGEYKLSDEVSIHNMELVGNRLYLAHFQHGVRVLDVTVPSRPREIAYHHTWREHDPVFLNVSPWEGAVGVRVPGDGYVYVVDSQRGLLVFPEL